The nucleotide sequence GCTTAGTACCATCAACTCACAGCTAGAACATCCCCggttcctgggatctttctgcatggagtctccatgttgtccctgctgggttctccagcttcctcccacagtccagaaacatgctgaggttaattggtgatcctaaattgtctgtaggtgtgaatgtgagtgtgattgtttgtctctatgtgtagccctgtgatagactgttacctgtccaggtgaaccttcaccctcagtcagctgggatacactCCACCCCCCATGGACCTAATAATGATTAAGTGGTGTAGATGATGGGTGGATGGTTTAGGGATTTAGTTGATTGATCATTAATATTTACCTGTTTGAGGATATACTTTATCACCTGGTCCAAGCCTGTCTGGTCTGGTGATGGTTTAGGGATATAATTGATTGATCATTGATCAGTTAATTGATCATTAGTATTTACCTGAGGATATGGTGTATCACCTTGTCGTTCCTGTCCGGTCTGGTGTAGTTAGGGTTAGCTATACTGAAATaatgccacaaaaaaaaccctcaaacatCAGGAAAGTAAAGTAATAACagatgaaatgacagaaaacctggaattttcttttactgtaaattaaaaaGAACCTTAGTTTTAATCAAATGCTTCATGTGCCTTCATTCAAGTTCCTTAAATTCCATGTAGTAGAATTTAAATCCAGAGAAGCTTTCTCTGTCCAtccttcatatatatatatatattatctatTATTATCTATTATCACATTCATCGTGCTGTGTTATTCTTTAAGTACACGTTGCTGTCTGTGATTTATTTGTAAATCGGCTCAGTGTTCTGTGTAACTTTAAATCATGTTAGTTTAACTTTCCTCCCTGTGTAGTGAAGTTGAATAGTTCATGTTCTACTTCCTGTGTGTGCTTTATTCATAATCAGCAGCTCTTATCAATCAGCTGATCAGTCCCAGCTTTACTATaactggtggagtttgtttatAATGCTGGTCTGGTCGGGTTCTGGTGGCAGGAGCTGAGTACAACATCCCAGTGTGCATCTGGCTCCATGAGACTCACCCGGTGTCCCGTCCTCGCTGCtatgtctgtccgtccgtcgcCATGGTGATCAATCCGTCCTGTCCCTACGTGGACGCCTCCGGAAACATCAGCGTGGATGCACTCAACAAGTGGTCTCAGGTAAGACGCACTGAGCACGCTCAGTCAGGCTGTTAGATGAGTTACCTGGTCAGGTAGTCCTCTAACCACCAGACATGTCTCCCCCCGTTAGGGCATGTCCGACCTGTCACAGCTCGTGTCAGAGATCAGACGGGCATTCCAGAAGGACACCCCTCTCTTCACCAGGCAACGAGTTCAAGCCCCACCCCCTGCAGGTGTCCAGGTGTTCCAGTCAGCTGACAGGTGGGTTCCTGTTGGACTGTCCTGTTGGAAACAGACAGACGGTCTGATGGACCTGATGGAGTTCTGTTTTGTCCTGCAGCGTCCTCTCATCGTCCTCATCCCAACACCGTGTCTCTCTGTCCTCGTCTCATCTGTCTGGACATTCAGGTAAATGTCCTGTTGGTCTGCCATGTCATGTTGAGTCACTGTCCCCGTCCACATGTCCACCACCAGACTGTCCTCTACATGTGATCCAGAGGGTCAGTGTTTATGACCGATCGTGGATCAGCGGCTGATCAGGTCAACCAGCTTTGACCGCACCGATCCAACCTGGTCAGTAAAGTCCTGAACCCATCCGTCAGATCAGCTCTGATACACAAACCTGCAGAAGGCAACACACTGTCTGTCCATTCATTCAGTCATAGAAGTCCTCAGAGCTTCAGCAATAGACAACAGGACTGGTCTGTGAGGTCCttgaaaatgttccaccttcagccaagaggcttcttcagttctgactgaCTCATGGGCCTTCTCAgataaatgtgaaaacagattcctacaaagtactttaaaaacagtgactgaataAGTGTTCTTCTGTTTCAGTCCTCAGTAGAGGAACCTTTGGCTGCAGTTATGAACCTGATCCTGTTGATCAAtcagtctgaacatctggatgctgcagttttacctcATTCTTTATAAAATTGGACACTTCTAGAAAACAAATCTTGTCCCAACTGGCAGTCCTCCTGGATTTCCTGAtaccttcatttattttaccttGTACCCTGACAAGCCTTCCAAGGGCCTTCTACTGAGAAGCTTCagcccatcatgatgctgcctccaccatgcttcacaccatgatggtgcctccaccatgcttcacaaagaggagaccaaagaaccttcttccaggtgtcttcagagtctccacatgtcttctagtgaactctagtccagatttaattggagctttttccatcagagtctttctctttgtctccatgaagctttgactggtgaagaacagaaaacagttgttggatgaacagtctgaagctggaactccttcagaggagtcataggagtcttggtggcctccctctctagtctctttctccttcagaggagtcataggagtcttggtggcctccctctctagtctctttctccttcagaggagtcataggagtcttggtggcctccctctctagtctctttctccttcacaggagtcataggagtcttggtggcctccctttctagtctctttctccttcagaggagtcataggagtcttggtggcctccctctctagtctctttctccttcagaggagtcataggagtcttggtggcctccctctctagtctctttctccttcagaggagtcataggagtcttggtggcctccctctctagtctctcaggtcttgaggacgtcctgctctagtcagatttattcatgtttcatcttccttccatttcttaatgatggatttaactggactccaggagaccttcaggaactttaaatgttcttgtatcgtcctgatTGATGCTTTTCAGCAACCtttcctcagagtttcttggttgttcagtcttcatggtgtcgttctatccaggagttctgattcaccagagactggaccttctagatccaggagtctttatcctccaatcactgacctcagatTATCCATTAAGGACTTCTAGAACAACTGTCTGCATCTGTGTTCAGTTAGTATCTTTAAGGAGGAGGAATACTTATgaagtcatttattttacatttttgattgaacagcagaactttgtagaaatctgacATGAAACAGTGTCACAGAGATGGGCGTTGTGGTACATGCTTCTCAGTAAATAGAATTTAAGTTGTGGCTACTTCCAGCTGCCACTCAGCGCCTGTGGAAAGTctttaaaaacttgaaaactaAACTAACACCATGGAATTTTTTTTACGGTTTAATTCAGGTTAAATTTATGACCTTTAAGTGGTGACACTATGGCGGTCTCCAGAGGTCACTGTGATATGCAGACGTTCAGTCTGACTCCAGGCtcagaggaaaacacaaacatttagaACGCAGCCTGTACGTTAGCtcattagcatgctaattgTAGCATGTTTGACCTGACTAAGCCCCTCCCTCTGTTTTGCAGCCAGCCAATTGGAGCTGTGCAGGACTGTGAGGGCAGGGCGTTCATACACCGAGGACCTGCTGGGCATCGACTTCAGcgctcctcctccatcaccctCCAACCCCTTCATTAGTTCCTCCCTTTCAGGTGGGTCAGGGCAGGTAATGTCTGAGGGCGTGGTCTAAAGCCTGTCAGATGGAACAGATGTTTGTGAAGCACCTTGTCCTGTATTTATTCCTGTTAATAAGTTCAGGATTGAAAACctcaaaacatcaacaacagcCTGATGTCAGTCATGAGGATCCACAACAACAGAGCCTGTCCTGATCCCAGCAGAACCACCAGACCAGCTACCTGCATTCAGTTGGTGGCCTTTAATCAGCACTATggacagtactgcagtactacaatATGTACACAGTACTGTACTGTGGCAGTACTGTGGACaggctgtagtactgcagtactgtatacaggctgtagtactgcagtactgtatacaGGCTGTAGTGCTGCAGTACTGTATACAAGCTGTAGTGCTGCAGTACTGTATACaggctgtagtactgcagtactgtatacaagctgtagtactgcagtactgtatacaggctgtagtactgcagtactgtatacaggctgtagtactgcagtactgtatacaGGCTGTAGTGCTGCAGTACTGTATACAGGCTGTAGTGCTGCAGTACTGTATACAAGCTGTAGTGCTGCAGTACTGTATACAGGCTGTAGTGCTGCAGTACTGTATACAGGCTGTAGTGCTGCAGTACTGTATACAAGCTGTAGTGCTGCAGTACTGTATACAGGCTGTAGTGCTGCAGTATTGTATACAGGCTGTAGTGCCGCAGTACTGTGGACaggctgtagtactgcagtactgtatacaGGCTGTAGTGCTGCAGTACTGTATACAAGCTGTAGTGCTGCAGTACTGTATACAGGCTGTAGTGCTGCAGTATTGTATACAGGCTGTAGTGCCGCAGTACTGTGGACaggctgtagtactgcagtactgtatacaggctgtagtactgcagtactgtatacaGGCTGTAGTGCTGCAGTACTGTATACAAGCTGTAGTGCTGCAGTATTGTATACAGGCTGTAGTGCTGCAGTACTGTATACAAGCTGTAGTGCTGCAGTACTGTATACaggctgtagtactgcagtactgtggACAGGCTGTAGTGCTGCAGTACTGTATACaggctgtagtactgcagtactgtggACAGGCTGTAGTGCTGCAGTACTGTATACaggctgtagtactgcagtactgtggACAGGCTGTAGTGCTGCAGTACTGTATACaggctgtagtactgcagtactgtatacaggctgtagtactgcagtactgtatacaggctgtagtgctgcagtactgtatacaggctgtagtgctgcagtactgtatacaggctgtagtgctgcagtactgtatacaggctgtagtactgcagtactgtatacaggctgtagtactgcagtactgtatacaggctgtagtactgcagtactgtatacaAGCTGTAGTGCTGCAATACTGTATACAGGCTGTAGTGCTTCAATACTGTATACaggctgtagtactgcagtactgtatacaGGCTGTAGTGCTGCAATACTGTATACAAggtgtagtactgcagtactgtatacaGGCTGTAGTGCTGCAATACTGTATACAAGCTGTAGTACTGCAATACTGTATACaggctgtagtactgcagtactgtggacaggctgtagtactgcagtactgtatacaggctgtagtactgcagtactgtggacaggctgtagtactgcagtactgtggacaggctgtagtactgcagtactgtggacaggctgtagtactgcagtactgtccTGTCTCTGTGATCAGGGGCTGAAGAAGTAATTCTTATTCTTCCTGGTCCTGATTGTGATCGTGGTCTTAGTCCTGATCCTGATCTCAGTCAGGTTCCTGATTCTGATCCTGGTTACTAATCTTGATTTTAGTTCTTGTCCAGGTTCTGATCCCGATCTCGGTACATGTCCTGGTTTTAATCTTTATCTTGGTCTAGGTCCCCGTTCTGATCTTTATCTTGGTGCTGGTCTTGTCCCCGCAGGTGCCCCCCTTGAAGACCCTCTCACCAGGCAAATGGGAGCACTTAGGCTGGATGAAGAGTTCAGCAGAGACCAGGCTGAGGCACCTGTCCAAATCATCCAATCAGAAGCAACCAAAGACAGACACACTGATGATTCTGGTGCAGGACCTGGACTCAGTCAGGACCTCCATCCTCTCAAACCCTCATCCAGACCCGGAGCAGACATTATCAAGGTGAGGAGAAGTCCTGGTTCTCAGCAGATCTCATGTGGTCTCAGCAGGTCTCCTGTGGTCTCAGCAGGTCTCAGTCAGTCTCAGGTGGTCTCAGTCAGTCTCAGCAGGTCTCAGGTGGTCCCAGCCTTTGTGTCTGTCCTCAGATGGCGTCCCGGCTCCCTCCGGACCAGGCGGCAGTGTTTCTGTCTCTAATGGCTATGGAGGGGCGGAGCTTCATCCCGACTGATGTCATGGAGGCAGTCCAGCTCAACAGAGACTTCCAGTCGGCTCTGAGGTTTCTGTGTCACAGCTGCCCCATCTGCCAGGAGCAGGTGTCCTTCAGCAAGGTGAGACTTCCTGGTTAAATACAggtggataaataaataaaaaggtgagATGCATCTCCTGAGACAGTTCATTCTTCTGTTcattccttcttcttctctgcctgTATTTACTGTTCATTCCTGCAGATCATCACGATGACTCACTGCTCCTGCTTCCTGTGTCAGTCGTGtttcaagttgtttttcttGGCAGCCATTAAAGAGCGCAGCGTGGATCAGCTGGTTTGTCCTCAGTGTGGACAGCCAGAGGTCCGAGGACCGGGAGGGCTGGAGGGGTCTATGGACTACTTCAACCTGCTGGACACACAGGTGAGACACTcacctggttctgttggttctgacCCTGCCCctgctggttctgttggttctgacTCAGTCCCCTGCTGGTTCTGCCCCAGTCCCCTGCTGGTTCTAATCCAATCCCCTGCTGGTTCTAATCCAGTCCGCTGCTGGTTCTGCCCCAGTCCCCTGCTGGTTCTAATCCAGTCCGCTGCTGGTTCTAATCCAGTCCCCTGCTGGTTCTAATCCTGTCCCCtactggttctgttggttctgacCCTAATCCTGGttctaaatgtttgtttcagattCGTCATTTTCTGCCTCCTGAGATCCACGAGCTCTTCCAGAGGAAGCTCAGAGACCGAGCCCTGCAGGAGATGCCCAACTTCTGCTGGTGTGCTCATGTAAGACCCACTGAGACCCAGACCAGGACCTCACAGACCAAGACCAGGATTTTACAGACCAGAATCAGCACTTTATAGACCAGGACCTTAAGACCAGGACTTCACAGACCAGGACCTCACAGACCAGGACCTCacagaccaggaccaggaccttACAGACCCGGACCTCACAGACCAGGACCTCTTAGACTACCACTAAATCCTCTGTCCTGTTGCTGCTGATTGAACGTGATATTCTCCGCTAGCGTTTCCGTTCAGGGTgtaatgaaacagaaatcaaGGTTCTGTACATCGATCGGTTTTGAGGTCACAATTTCAGTTCAGTGAGAAAATCCCGCTAAACTTTAAACTGCTTATCTTTCTATTCCTGAATTACTGACCGTATTTTCTGAACAGATgatgtcagttttttaaaaagttcccTTCACTTCCATTCAGGTTTCGGATATCACACCACGGTAACCTGAGAACGTTTTCTAAAGTCTACTGGCCGCAAAAGTTCCAAAGTAAATGAAGATAAACATTCTCAAATAAACGAAAGAGAATTAAGATGCATTATTCAGAAAATAAAGGGATTAAAATGTTCTGGTTTGGGACGGCAGCTGTGGGATCAGTTGATTGGCTGTTCCAGCAGAGTCCAGGTATGTACCTGCTGCTACAGAAACACCTGTAGAGTCTGATATTTCTTCGACCCACCAGCAGCATACTTTAGTTATGTGGAGGGTCTTCAGGTTCTGGTGGGCCTGAGTTCTTCAGAACTAGGAGGCTGAGTCCTGAACTAAGAAGTAAAGCTattgaaacacacaaatgaagTTCTGACACACAAAAAGGTTCTGCAGCTGCATCTGTTCTGAACACAAGAGCCCAACCGACACCTTTCAGGACAAAGATATTCCGTGACACGAAAAGTGTTGTTCTTCTGATAGATGTTGTGTGTTTCAGCTGATAGatgttgtgtgtttcagtgttctTTTGGGATGCTCCATGAGGCTGACAGCTTGAGGATAGACTGTCCCAGCTGTAAGAAGAGCACCTGCTCTAAATGCAGATCACCTGtaagacacaacaaaacacaacaacacaacatgctcTAAGGGCAGATCACCTGTAGGAGGCTCCCGCAGActcgttttctgtttctgttcttcaGTGGTTTCCTCAGCATCAGAGTCTCTCCTGTGAGCAGTTCAGAGTCTGGAAGCAGAAGAACCAACCAGATCATCACAGCAGCCCCCTGCTGTACAGCAGCATAGGTAGaacaccaccacctccactccGATCTGGTCTGATCTGGTCTCATGTGGTCTCATGTGGTGTTGTGTCCACAGAGTGTCCAAACTGCCAGcttgtcttcagtctgtctAAAGGAGGATGTCTTCACTTCACATGCAGTCAGTGTCGGCATCAGTTCTGTGGTGGATGCAGTCAGCGCTTCACTCTGGGATCTGTGAGTTCACCTTCTCAGGCTCTACTGTGGTCATTCAGCTGCGGTCAGCGCTTCATTCTGGGATCTGTGGTCAGTTTAAGGATCAGGGTTACGTTATTTTTGGCCGTGGGGAGATTTGTGTAGCAGAAAAAATGACTGTACACATTGAACTTGACAGGTAGGTACTTAATCGAGTGAAAGGACAAAAAAGTGCTCAGTGTTCCACCGTTCATCAACATAGCAGCGAGGACAAGTAAAAAAATCAGATCAAATATATCAGATAAATGTTCAGCTGGGATCAGCTGGAACATGAGAAGATAATTAGTGTGGAAACATTTTCCAAAGACAGTTAAGTGTTGATGGTGTCTAAATGGAGAGACGAGCAGAGTAGCAAATCATCTGCAAAGAGTGGTGCATTATgggttgtttcagtgtgtttataGAGATTCTTTCAGCCAGCAGTTGCAGTGGGTGTATCCCAGTTTAACATGCAGGAGTCTCTGAAGGctgctaaattaaataaattcattaGTAAAAAGGAGTTCACAGAGTATCCCGATGATTTTCCTGTGGAGTTAcagcagagctcagagagaaaaatgatccaCAGAGGATGATACTCCAACGATTCTCTTCTGTATGAATTAATGAGATCCCAGAGAAACTTTACTAACAGGATGAATGTCAGGCTGTTTCCTCCAAAAGACTTTATCATAGACACATGTTGGAAAACAGAAGGGGGTTATGTTCTAATCAAGGTGGTCCTATAATCCTACCAGGAGCAACTGGCAGGACAACAGAGTTCCTCACATGAGGACTGAAGATTTTTCAGCACACAGtttaaaagctgctgtgtttgaaTATTTATAAGTAGATTCACCAGGATAAACGAGCATCCTGTTAAAATGGAACATTAGCATCGCTCCGGCAACATAAACTacgcaacaaaaacaagcacttTAGCATAGCAGCTAGGTTTGTCAGCAACAACtaaaaaacacagctgaaataCGACAGCATGATGGATCAGACCATCTTATCCAGCAGGAAGTGGGTCTGCTGGAGTTCTCACCTGGAATACAATTGTCTGACCTCCTGgtccagaccttctggtccagaCCTCAGGTGTCTCATATGTGTGACTGAAGACTTTACAGCTGTTTAACTTTGTCTTCAGGCCTGCGGTTTCTCTGCTGACTGTGGAAGTAAAGGTCTTCATGCTCACCACCCCAGAGACTGCCTTTACCACCTGAGAGACTGGAGTGTCACCCGCCTTCACCTGTTGCTACAGGTAAGAATCACCTGAGAGATGCACCAACCCTACCCACTACAGATGAGAGAGCTCAGGTGTACCCAGGTGCTGTGTGGTCAGTATTGATGGGGTGGAGTGTCTCGTGTCTCTCAGCATTACAGTGTCTCTCCCTCCTGGTTGGAAGCAGCCAATGGTAGCCCACCTGACATCGGTCTGGCAGGTGAGGTCTCCTTCTGTTCAGCTGATCGTGTCTCATTGCTCCCAGTTTGATTGACTGGTGTGATCATATTCCAGCAGTGTGTTTGGTTTTGGAACTGAGAGACGACAGCAGCAGACAGGAGGAGCCCTGTGGTCGACCTGCACTACCTGAATACAGAGGATACTGCCAGTAAGCCCAAAGCTCCCAGTACCGACTACCAGTCAGCTCTTGATACTGACTACCAGTCAGCTCTTGGTACGGACTACCAGTCCTGTCCTGGTGCCGACTACCAGTCAGCTTTGGTACCAATTACCAGACAGGTCCTGGTACCGACTACCAATCAGGTCCCATTATTGACTGCCAGTCAGCTCCCAGTATTGACTACCAGTCAGCTCCCAGTACCGACTACCAGTCAGGTCCCGGTAACGACTACCAGTCAGCTCCCGGTACCCACTACCAGTCACCTCCCGGTACCAATTACCAGTCAGGTCCCGGTACCGACTACCAGTTAGCTCCCGTTATCGACTACCAGTCAGCTCCCAGTACCGACTACCAGTCAGCTCCCAGTACCGACTACCAGTCCTGTCCTGGTACTGACTATCAGTCAGCTCTCAGTACTGACTACCAGTCCTGTCCTGGTACCGACTACCAGTCAGCTCCTGGTACCGACTGCCAGTCCTGTCCTGGTACCGACTACCAGTCAGCTCCCGGTACCGACTACCAGTCCTGTCCTGGTACCAACTACCAGTCAGCTTTGGTACCGATTACCAGTCAGGTCCTGGTACCAACTACCAAT is from Amphiprion ocellaris isolate individual 3 ecotype Okinawa chromosome 10, ASM2253959v1, whole genome shotgun sequence and encodes:
- the si:dkey-181m9.8 gene encoding E3 ubiquitin-protein ligase RNF31 isoform X2; translated protein: MQRVSPEAELRTLAECRYSFPAETLSDLQSVRARFSDLRLYVDFYCFPNKEKKKLVYLAGTLPVYYEGAEYNIPVCIWLHETHPVSRPRCYVCPSVAMVINPSCPYVDASGNISVDALNKWSQGMSDLSQLVSEIRRAFQKDTPLFTRQRVQAPPPAGVQVFQSADSVLSSSSSQHRVSLSSSHLSGHSASQLELCRTVRAGRSYTEDLLGIDFSAPPPSPSNPFISSSLSGAPLEDPLTRQMGALRLDEEFSRDQAEAPVQIIQSEATKDRHTDDSGAGPGLSQDLHPLKPSSRPGADIIKMASRLPPDQAAVFLSLMAMEGRSFIPTDVMEAVQLNRDFQSALRFLCHSCPICQEQVSFSKIITMTHCSCFLCQSCFKLFFLAAIKERSVDQLVCPQCGQPEVRGPGGLEGSMDYFNLLDTQIRHFLPPEIHELFQRKLRDRALQEMPNFCWCAHCSFGMLHEADSLRIDCPSCKKSTCSKCRSPWFPQHQSLSCEQFRVWKQKNQPDHHSSPLLYSSIECPNCQLVFSLSKGGCLHFTCSQCRHQFCGGCSQRFTLGSACGFSADCGSKGLHAHHPRDCLYHLRDWSVTRLHLLLQHYSVSPSWLEAANGSPPDIGLAAVCLVLELRDDSSRQEEPCGRPALPEYRGYCQLHYKEYLVELINRYRVDPAVLFSLAEMTAELQRWQVAVPTRKPDEPEGLYTHRLRLTLTNSVPLRKQRRSLLKLGDNLCPLPTAVVARAPPPHLLLSD
- the si:dkey-181m9.8 gene encoding E3 ubiquitin-protein ligase RNF31 isoform X5, which codes for MVINPSCPYVDASGNISVDALNKWSQGMSDLSQLVSEIRRAFQKDTPLFTRQRVQAPPPAGVQVFQSADSVLSSSSSQHRVSLSSSHLSGHSASQLELCRTVRAGRSYTEDLLGIDFSAPPPSPSNPFISSSLSGAPLEDPLTRQMGALRLDEEFSRDQAEAPVQIIQSEATKDRHTDDSGAGPGLSQDLHPLKPSSRPGADIIKMASRLPPDQAAVFLSLMAMEGRSFIPTDVMEAVQLNRDFQSALRFLCHSCPICQEQVSFSKIITMTHCSCFLCQSCFKLFFLAAIKERSVDQLVCPQCGQPEVRGPGGLEGSMDYFNLLDTQIRHFLPPEIHELFQRKLRDRALQEMPNFCWCAHCSFGMLHEADSLRIDCPSCKKSTCSKCRSPWFPQHQSLSCEQFRVWKQKNQPDHHSSPLLYSSIECPNCQLVFSLSKGGCLHFTCSQCRHQFCGGCSQRFTLGSACGFSADCGSKGLHAHHPRDCLYHLRDWSVTRLHLLLQHYSVSPSWLEAANGSPPDIGLAAVCLVLELRDDSSRQEEPCGRPALPEYRGYCHRLHYKEYLVELINRYRVDPAVLFSLAEMTAELQRWQVAVPTRKPDEPEGLYTHRLRLTLTNSVPLRKQRRSLLKLGDNLCPLPTAVVARAPPPHLLLSD
- the si:dkey-181m9.8 gene encoding E3 ubiquitin-protein ligase RNF31 isoform X8; this translates as MHSTSGLRACPTCHSSCQRSDGHSRRTPLSSPGNEFKPHPLQVSRCSSQLTASQLELCRTVRAGRSYTEDLLGIDFSAPPPSPSNPFISSSLSGAPLEDPLTRQMGALRLDEEFSRDQAEAPVQIIQSEATKDRHTDDSGAGPGLSQDLHPLKPSSRPGADIIKMASRLPPDQAAVFLSLMAMEGRSFIPTDVMEAVQLNRDFQSALRFLCHSCPICQEQVSFSKIITMTHCSCFLCQSCFKLFFLAAIKERSVDQLVCPQCGQPEVRGPGGLEGSMDYFNLLDTQIRHFLPPEIHELFQRKLRDRALQEMPNFCWCAHCSFGMLHEADSLRIDCPSCKKSTCSKCRSPWFPQHQSLSCEQFRVWKQKNQPDHHSSPLLYSSIECPNCQLVFSLSKGGCLHFTCSQCRHQFCGGCSQRFTLGSACGFSADCGSKGLHAHHPRDCLYHLRDWSVTRLHLLLQHYSVSPSWLEAANGSPPDIGLAAVCLVLELRDDSSRQEEPCGRPALPEYRGYCHRLHYKEYLVELINRYRVDPAVLFSLAEMTAELQRWQVAVPTRKPDEPEGLYTHRLRLTLTNSVPLRKQRRSLLKLGDNLCPLPTAVVARAPPPHLLLSD